A window from Pseudomonas moraviensis encodes these proteins:
- the recD gene encoding exodeoxyribonuclease V subunit alpha: MSRTFADLLPTPLEADSLSKLSPLTRADDLLLLLSRWVERGWLRALDRAFVAFLHELEPETDPLVLLAAALTSHQLGHGHVCLDLFETLKAPDFALSLPPEGDVQGGVLLLPSQLLETLDGAHWCKVLASSSLVALAADARDTAHTRPLVLSSKRLYLRRYWTYERRIDAALRQRLMQQEPTPDDLPQRLNELFGGAESAAVIDWQKLACALATRSAFSIITGGPGTGKTTTVVRLLALLQAPAVEAGHPLRIRLAAPTGKAAARLTESISQQVQSLQVAEAVRAAIPSDVTTVHRLLGSRPGTRHFRHHAGNRLPLDVLVVDEASMIDLEMMANLLDAMPAHARLVLLGDKDQLASVEAGAVLGDLCRDAEGGWYSPQTRQWLESVSGESLQGSGLHEDRDGAHPLAQQVVMLRHSRRFGEGSGIGQLARRVNQQSADEARQLLATGGYEDVYSLPLKGEHDHKLERLLLEGHGNGPQGYRHYLSVLRDQRPPSTRPLEHADWTDWAREVLQAFDTFQLLCAVRKGPWGVEGLNQRITAALLKARLIESDQQWYEGRPVLMTRNDYGLGLMNGDIGIALKLPERDGPEIGKTVLRVAFPRNDGQGGVRFVLPSRLNDVETVYAMTVHKSQGSEFAHTALILPDALNPVLTKELIYTGITRARHWFTLIEPRAGVFEEAVQRKVKRLSGLMLELEEVTEPRE; this comes from the coding sequence ATGAGCCGAACATTCGCCGATCTGCTGCCGACACCACTGGAAGCGGACAGCCTGTCGAAACTCTCGCCGCTGACCCGCGCCGATGATTTGCTGTTATTGCTGAGCCGTTGGGTCGAGCGCGGCTGGCTGCGTGCGCTTGACCGGGCCTTCGTCGCCTTCCTGCACGAACTCGAGCCCGAGACCGATCCGCTGGTGCTGCTCGCCGCGGCGCTTACCAGCCACCAGCTGGGGCATGGTCATGTGTGTCTGGACCTGTTCGAGACCCTCAAGGCGCCGGATTTTGCACTGTCGCTGCCGCCGGAAGGCGATGTGCAGGGCGGTGTTTTGTTGCTGCCTTCGCAACTTCTCGAAACGCTGGACGGGGCCCATTGGTGCAAAGTGCTGGCAAGCAGCTCGCTGGTGGCCCTGGCCGCTGACGCGAGGGATACGGCGCACACACGTCCCTTGGTGCTGTCCTCGAAACGCCTTTACTTGCGCCGGTACTGGACGTACGAGCGCCGCATCGATGCCGCGTTGCGCCAGCGGCTGATGCAGCAGGAACCGACGCCAGATGATCTGCCCCAGCGTCTGAATGAATTGTTCGGCGGCGCGGAATCTGCGGCTGTCATCGACTGGCAAAAACTCGCCTGTGCACTCGCCACGCGCAGCGCCTTCAGCATCATCACCGGCGGCCCGGGCACCGGCAAAACCACCACGGTGGTGCGTTTGCTCGCGTTGCTGCAGGCACCGGCCGTAGAGGCTGGCCATCCGTTGCGCATTCGTCTGGCCGCACCGACTGGCAAAGCCGCTGCGCGCCTGACCGAGTCGATCAGCCAGCAAGTGCAATCGCTGCAAGTCGCCGAAGCGGTGCGCGCGGCTATCCCCAGTGATGTCACCACCGTGCACCGTCTGCTCGGTAGTCGACCGGGGACCCGACACTTCCGTCACCATGCCGGTAACCGCTTGCCGCTGGATGTGCTGGTGGTCGACGAAGCCTCGATGATCGACCTGGAAATGATGGCCAATTTGCTCGATGCGATGCCGGCCCATGCTCGGCTGGTATTGCTGGGCGACAAGGATCAGTTGGCCTCGGTCGAGGCCGGTGCGGTGTTGGGCGATCTGTGTCGTGACGCCGAGGGCGGTTGGTACAGCCCGCAGACGCGCCAATGGCTGGAGTCGGTCAGCGGCGAGTCGTTGCAAGGCAGCGGTTTGCATGAAGACCGCGACGGCGCGCATCCGCTGGCGCAACAGGTGGTGATGCTGCGTCACTCGCGCCGCTTCGGCGAGGGCAGCGGCATCGGTCAGCTTGCGCGACGGGTCAACCAGCAATCGGCCGACGAGGCGCGCCAGTTGCTCGCTACCGGTGGCTATGAAGACGTGTATTCGCTGCCGCTCAAGGGTGAGCATGATCACAAGCTTGAACGCCTGTTGCTCGAAGGTCATGGCAACGGCCCGCAAGGTTACCGCCATTACCTGAGCGTCCTGCGCGACCAGCGTCCACCGTCGACGCGGCCACTTGAGCATGCGGACTGGACCGATTGGGCCCGGGAAGTCCTGCAGGCGTTCGATACGTTCCAGTTGTTGTGCGCCGTGCGCAAAGGCCCATGGGGCGTTGAAGGCTTGAACCAGCGCATCACCGCCGCGTTGCTCAAGGCGCGGCTGATCGAGAGCGATCAGCAGTGGTATGAAGGTCGGCCGGTGCTGATGACACGCAATGACTATGGTCTGGGCCTGATGAACGGCGACATTGGCATCGCCCTGAAACTGCCCGAGCGCGATGGGCCCGAGATCGGCAAAACGGTTCTGCGCGTGGCCTTCCCGCGTAACGATGGTCAGGGCGGCGTGCGCTTCGTGTTGCCGAGTCGACTCAATGACGTCGAAACCGTGTATGCCATGACGGTGCACAAATCCCAGGGCTCGGAGTTCGCGCACACGGCGCTGATCCTGCCGGATGCGCTGAACCCCGTACTGACCAAAGAGCTGATCTACACCGGTATCACTCGCGCCCGGCACTGGTTCACCTTGATCGAGCCGCGTGCCGGCGTGTTCGAGGAGGCGGTGCAGCGCAAGGTCAAGCGTCTGAGCGGGCTGATGCTGGAACTGGAGGAGGTCACCGAGCCTCGGGAATGA
- a CDS encoding YfiR family protein, which produces MKVAVRTTERVVACQRALLIVLLWLLTGSALAQAQTGPAEQRAKAVTQVVLGILSYARWPVEPAQLRLCIVGPTEYTDDLVKGTTQASGRPVAVRRLLASNPAIVNECDAVYIGKLTADERSRLFASLIGHPVLSISEADDQCTVGSLFCLRVGDEQVSFEVNLDSVARSGVRIHPSVLQLSRRKAAAP; this is translated from the coding sequence ATGAAGGTCGCCGTCCGGACGACAGAGCGTGTGGTTGCCTGCCAACGCGCCTTGCTGATCGTTTTGCTCTGGTTGTTGACGGGCAGCGCCCTCGCACAAGCGCAAACCGGGCCCGCCGAGCAACGGGCCAAAGCGGTGACGCAGGTGGTCCTTGGCATCCTCAGTTATGCACGCTGGCCAGTGGAGCCAGCGCAGTTGCGCCTGTGCATCGTCGGCCCCACCGAATACACCGATGACCTGGTCAAAGGCACTACGCAAGCCAGTGGCCGGCCGGTGGCGGTGCGTCGTCTGCTGGCGAGCAACCCGGCTATCGTCAACGAGTGCGACGCGGTGTACATCGGCAAGCTCACCGCCGATGAACGCAGTCGCCTGTTCGCATCGTTGATCGGGCATCCGGTGCTGAGCATCAGCGAAGCGGACGATCAATGCACGGTCGGCAGTCTGTTTTGCCTGCGCGTCGGCGATGAGCAAGTGTCGTTCGAGGTCAATCTCGACTCAGTGGCTCGCAGCGGCGTGCGCATTCACCCCAGCGTGTTGCAGTTGTCCCGTCGCAAAGCGGCGGCGCCATGA
- a CDS encoding diguanylate cyclase domain-containing protein gives MKLFSWKARPTLGSVIGRGHLIVALVAVAMASVSLTLLGVLALRVYADHNLHLIARSISYTVEAAVVFNDKAAATEALAIIAASEEVADARVLDAQGQLIAQWQRPETGLFSELEMRIARAILEKPVSLPIEHQDREIGRVLLIGHGGSLMRFLLSGLAGIVLCTAISAWVALYLARRQLRAIIGPLHSLASVAHAARSERALDRRVPPAQIAELDNLGNDFNALLGELESWQTHLQNENETLAHQATHDSLTGLPNRAFFEGRLIRALRNGKKHDERIAVLFLDSDRFKGINDNFGHASGDAVLVAIANRVRAQLREDDLVARLGGDEFAVLLAPLHTVEDAEHIADKILASMDMPITLPGDTSVVTSLSIGIAVYPDHGATPGTLLNAADAAMYQAKRLSRGAQFTAGSERPVDSVHTRS, from the coding sequence ATGAAGCTGTTCAGTTGGAAGGCTCGCCCGACCCTGGGCTCGGTCATTGGCCGTGGGCATTTGATCGTCGCGCTGGTAGCGGTGGCGATGGCCAGTGTTTCGCTGACCTTGCTGGGCGTGCTGGCGCTACGGGTGTATGCCGATCACAACCTGCACTTGATCGCCCGTTCGATCAGCTACACCGTCGAAGCAGCCGTCGTGTTCAACGACAAAGCGGCGGCAACCGAGGCGCTGGCGATCATCGCCGCCAGCGAGGAAGTGGCGGATGCCCGAGTGCTGGACGCGCAAGGCCAATTGATTGCGCAATGGCAGCGCCCTGAAACCGGCTTGTTCTCCGAGCTGGAAATGCGGATCGCCCGCGCCATTCTGGAAAAACCGGTCAGCCTGCCGATCGAACATCAGGACCGTGAAATCGGTCGTGTCCTGCTCATCGGTCATGGCGGCAGCCTGATGCGTTTTCTGCTCAGCGGCCTGGCCGGGATTGTGCTGTGCACCGCGATCAGCGCCTGGGTCGCGCTCTATCTGGCGCGACGGCAACTGCGCGCAATCATCGGCCCATTGCACAGCCTCGCCTCCGTCGCTCACGCCGCCCGCAGTGAGCGAGCACTGGATCGGCGCGTGCCGCCGGCGCAAATCGCCGAACTGGATAATCTGGGCAACGACTTCAATGCCTTGCTCGGCGAACTCGAGTCCTGGCAGACCCACCTGCAAAACGAAAACGAAACCCTCGCCCATCAAGCGACCCACGACAGCCTCACCGGGTTGCCCAACCGCGCGTTTTTCGAAGGCCGCTTGATCCGCGCCTTGCGCAACGGCAAAAAACACGACGAGCGGATTGCCGTACTGTTTCTCGACAGCGACCGCTTCAAAGGCATCAACGATAACTTCGGCCATGCCTCGGGTGACGCAGTGCTGGTGGCGATTGCCAATCGGGTGCGAGCGCAATTGCGCGAGGACGATCTGGTCGCGCGTTTGGGCGGCGACGAGTTCGCCGTGCTGCTCGCGCCGCTGCACACCGTTGAAGACGCTGAGCACATCGCTGACAAGATCCTCGCCAGCATGGACATGCCGATCACCCTGCCGGGCGACACCAGTGTGGTGACCTCGCTCAGTATCGGTATCGCCGTCTACCCCGATCATGGTGCCACGCCGGGCACCTTGCTCAACGCAGCCGACGCGGCGATGTATCAGGCCAAGCGCCTGTCACGCGGCGCGCAATTCACG